From Xiphophorus couchianus chromosome 7, X_couchianus-1.0, whole genome shotgun sequence:
atacaGTCACCCCACGTGTCAATGTTTAAAAGCCGCCATTGGCtttatttaaagcaacttttaaacttttgtgatacgttacacacacagctggtaacaaaaaaactgtaaattataTACATGTAACCCGGATAGTAAAAACATAAGAGATGTATAAGATAATAAATAGTAAGGATAAGTTCATTTATTatatctttttatttcaattaacatttcaaagttcatataaagttattaaaatatgtttgcattgtttaaaataagttatctTTACTTTGTGGGGAATTGCCAGCGAAAATTGTATTTTCCTACAGGTGTACGGTCTGTGAAGGTAGCACAggtgtgaagagaaaaaaagagaaccgGAGGAAGTTGGTTGAGCGGGAGAGGTGATAGCAGAGGAGGAGCAGTTAGCTGGTTTCGAAGTGAGTAAGCTGAGACTTGTCGTAAGGAGAAGTTACAATATACAGTATGCAAGTTAGCAGGACACAGTAGAGTTTCAACGAGAAGCTGTTGGactgtatgtttgttttctttgccgCTGTATTTACTCGAGAATTAGTCCGGGTCCTCGCTTCCCACGTAGCCAGAGTACCTCAGTTCCCAGTACCTCTGGCTACTGGGAACTGAGGGCGAGTAGATGTGGAGCACGCGGATACCACATGGAAACCACACAACTGCATCATTTCTGAACTGCTGTTTCTTCGGATCGCTTTGAGGTTCTTCTGGACACAGGACGAAGTGTTGCCCGGATTCATCTGTGGAAAATCACGATTACACAAGGTACCGAGTTgtactttaatattttgctcGTTGAGTGAAGAAGCTCTGGACTGTTGAGTCGGTGGGACTCCTACATTCATGAGCATCTGAACAGGCCTGCAAGGTAAGGTATATTTTCTGCCGGCATTAGGTTTAGTTTTACAATAGTGGGTTATATAACTGGTGTTTTACACTGTATATGCAGATTCATTGTACGGTTGGAACAATgctctgttttttctgttttgccagAAACCCAAAAACCtgccatttctttattttattattattattgcctAATTACTATGGTCTACTTTACATGGTGTGTGGTGTAATTTACTGTAGTAGTGTTCAATGCAGCTTAGAACTCattttcagaattctgagtaCAAAAAGATGTGCAATTTCTCTCTTTAATTAAACATGCTGCTCTGTAAGTTAGTAGCTATGTGGCAAATTCCAGCTGTgtgcttttttgtattttttctttcagttacaAACATCAAATCTTAACTGTGAAATGTGTTGCTATCCAGAAGGAACCACAGACAGATGAACAGAAGAACTCCTTGCAAGAAATAATTAGACCTTTCCATGTGCAAAAAAACCCTTTGATGACACATGAGTGCTTTAATAtgtgagatgttttttttgttttcagttctggAGACTGCATTGCAAAGTAGCTGGgtgatatttttcatttagaaatcgAAGCCTTTGGTGCTTTCATGCGAATCCATATTTTAAATCTGTAGCCAGCTTTACTTTAGGACAAACCCAAATAAGAATATTCCTGACAGTTACTCAGTAAGCCATAACGGagtattaagaaaataatttttttttaaaaagaaagaaaattgcaagaataaagtcataaattatgagaattaagtcataatgttacaagtataaagttgaaataatatgagaataaagtcttaacattattttcaaaatattatgaccTCAATATTATATTATCACAACTTCATTTTCCtattatttcgactttattcccgtaacattgacttttttgtcataattttatttatttatttattttcaatatgaTCTAAATACTTCGTAAATGCACGTCCAAAATGCTAAAGAATTTTGcagcaagtgtttttttttgtttgttttttttttgagaaaagtCCAAGAAAGGAGAAAACTTCCAAAATCAGAATCTAGTCATATATTTTGTAGTTGGTCTCCAGAGCTGAAAAACCATCGAATGAGAAGCAGGAGttcaggaagcagcagcagcagcaggaggagaggcAGGAGGCTGCTGGGTGGAGGTGAGGCAGCAGCTTTGGAATGAGTCGGAGAGGCTCTTGGCGTGCTCCAGCAGCGCGTATGAGTCTCTGATGTCCGTCAGGCCAAACCAGAAGACGGTCCACACTCCGCTTACAAAGCTGCCGTCACAGTGCTTAAAGTACCTGGACAGAGGAGGATGAAAGCAAAGGGAGGCTGTGATCTGATGCTTCCTGCTCAGCCCAGCTGATTGTTTTCAGGTCAGAACCCGACAACGTGTCAGAACTGAACACAACATCCAACGACCAAACAGCTTGCAGAACCGCAGCTGTTGGCTTCTGTTAGACTTTATCATCTTTTCACAACATAATGGAGGCTTTGGAGTTGTTTCTAACTTTACTGAAACTTAGGACTCTTTACTGATACACTGTGCTTGGGATCAATCCTTACCATTTGACTCTACGTGTGATGCCTTTCCTTCATGGCATTTTTAAACGAATACCTGAATGCTGCAAACCACCAAATGACCAACATTCTTCTTTCTTTAAGGAACACTTATGAATCCAAAAGCAACCTCCTACAAGCTACTGGGGTCCTTTATGAGGACTGGAGCTTCAGATTAGACATTACTGCTTGAAGTAATTGATCAAAATTCCCACTGAAGTCTGAACAAATTTCAAACGCAGTTCCAGACTGTATTTAATAAGAGAACGTCAACTAGATAccacattaatatttttgtgtggGACTAACCACGGGTTGATCCTGTTGGTGGCCTTTGACCTCCAGAACAGCTTGCCCAGATCCTGTCGGATGCACTCCCACAGGATGTGGCTGGTGCCCTGCCCCTGCTTACTGCTGCTCACCACAAACTTGTCCAGGTAGGGGGTCCCACCGTTGACGGGCTCCATCGTGATGATGGCCGCTGCACTGTAGCTGGGGGAggacattaatttaaaaacatgtgaTGCTTTCTCACACACGTTGGTACTGATCAGACACAAACAGCAACCGATGATGAGACTTTAGGAGACAACACAAATTAAGTGGAGTGTTGTgagatggaaggaaaatggCATCTCACTCTGCACTTTTCCTATCTGAAAATGCAGAGTGCATTTCATTTACTTAGCTGTGTTTTcatcaaagatttttttatgtgtatttttatgtatcACATTAGAAAAGGTTGACAGAAACGGCAACATTCGGAAGAATTTTCTCAATCTCATATGAAAAGATTTTACTCTCGCTTCAGATGGGTTTGGTACCTCTGAAAAAGAGTTAATGAAAAAGAGTAAAAGGGGAGAAGGAAACAAGTTTTCTGAATTAAGTGCTGACGCAGTGAATGCTTCCATCTAGTGGTGGGTCTGTGCCTTAGCACAGGCGTGGAAATGGGAAAAGTTCAAACTTAGATGGGAGGACTCTAGGCACCTCTGGAAATGTCCGGTCAATGCTAGTTAgcaacctctacttcctgtttatgaCAGCCATATGAAACGTCAACATGTGGCAAATTACTCCTTACACCGCCTGGTTGATTTGCTCCaaaccagtagatggaaacacACAGAGAGCATGAATACTAGGGAACACAACAAGTGGTTGGAAGACTTCATGTCCATTACTGTGTCTTTACTTTGCTGTGATAGTTTCTATTATATTTACTGTATCTATTTTTGGTAAATGCTTTCTCTGCTGGCTGTAATACAAATTGCTGCCTAGGGACATTATATATATCTTGATACGTTGATCTGTGGGCATGATGACGATTAACTGCTGCAGGTGGGGCAAGACGACTGTCTCTGACTGATGATTGAGAAGCTGTTCCAATAAGAACTAGTGATCAGAGACTTTCTGTTCAATCTGAGCTAGTTTGCAAAGAAAAAgcctgagtgaagttgccccATACCTTCTTCAAACCAGAGATAATTGGTGttacgtttgtgcagcaatttattttgtttgtgctggtttatgtttgaggatattaatgaaaatttaaaggtcaaccagcccgcCCCCccaacttttacaaaatcaaaatgacctttaaacttGTTGactgacaccaattttgtctgatttgaagaaggtgtggGGAGGAGGGGTCAACTTCACTCAGATTCTCTACAAAGTGTTGGCTGAAGGGACCTCAAAACAAATCCATGCAACactttttggattttaattAGTGAGAATGGTTGAAAACCATGAGTCATTTCCAGACTATGTCATATTGAATCCCACATTAGGGTCCGTGGTTGTAAcacagcaaaacatgaaaaagttcaaacagTACGAATACTGGAGAAATGAAATGCACATTAACAGCTTGACCTTGTCAGATGTTTTCCCCTGCACTACTTGAACGCACCCTTCAGAGAGGTAGACGCAGTGCATCCGTCCCTTCAAAGCCTCCACGTAATCCCGCCTCAGAGTTTTATCAAACGACTTGTTGATGAGAGTCAGCAGACGCTCCACGTCGATCTCATCCAGAGAGGTGTACCTGCACGaacagagcaacagagacgccgtgtgtgtgtgtgtttgtgtgcaagtCTGAAGCAGTGTGTCGGGATTTCCATGCTTTCAGAAGGCGTGTCCTTGTCACAgaggttatttttgttttatgatgcaCGGATCAGGTTTCGTGGGCTTGTGTAATATTTACTGACCTGTGTATGGGGTCGCCGTTTTTGAAAAGGGTCCCAGAACCTGACATGAAACgcaggacagaaaacaaattactaaattaattaagAAGATATTCTGCAGGTCAAAAACAGATGCAATCAAGCTAGCAGCCGCTCAACTCAGACTGTCCTGTGTGCTGCACACAGAGCTCggaaaaacaatcaaatgcaTAAAATCACATCAACAGCTATCATAATTATCAGAAACCAAAGccacaaagaagaaattaattacCTTACAAAAATACGAAGACGCGCCTTCGGAGACCACTGCTTGTGGCAGTTAAGACAGTTCCACCCCAGTGATCTGACCAGCTGTTTTAGCTCAATTACTTTTGTATCAAGGCGTGTTTCTATTGTCTAACGTACTACTGTTTCTAACGTACTGTTCTAACGTACTGTTTAGAGGTGGACTCAAACAGCCCGTAATGACGTGTTGCTGTTTGTACACCAGAGACCATGCAGGTGTTACCAAGGCCAAGGAATGAATTCATCGCTGTCTAAGCTATCCTCCCTGTGCACTTTCCCAGCATACGAACAATAGATGTGTTCATTTCATACAGAATCATTTTACTCAAGAAACAAGACTAAAGTTTATCAGCTATCTGTGTTTTTCATCCCTTCAAACTGGTTCCTGAACCACACAGAGCTCTCCTGACTTCTCCCattaaaacagcagattttgaCTATAAGAATTAGCACATGTATCATATAATATCCTCAAACTCTGATAAAACAGACATGAGCAGTTTTCAATACCAAAACATATGTTACActcaatattttctgattaCTTTTCAACTCCTTTGGTTATaatgaactaaaacattttcaaatgaatatATGATTTATACACTCTTAAGAATGTgatctaatataaaaaaaactactgattagactaattttaatcaaatcgTGATCATTATATCtaagaaaaatgttctactGATTAAGTTATGTATTGATTCACGATTCATGAGTCTAAATCTAACCTAAACTGAGGCCTACTCAAAACAATCATGGTCTGTCTAATATTTAAACATGCGGTAGagggcgtagcggttagcgcgacccatatttggaggccttgagtcctcgacgcggccgtcgcgggttcgactcccggacccaacgacatttgccgcatgtcttcctccctctccttccccgtttcctgtcagcctgctgtcatataaggggcactagagcccacaaaaagaccccctggaggggtaaaaagaaaaaaaaagttaaagctagcattaaaactagcataattaaactaatatttccaacaatattaaatacttagagctgaaagAAATTTAACCAATATTCAAAATAAGCAGAACAAAGGCGGGTAGAAGGGACAGTAACAGAAACGCGTAATTGGTAAATCACATTATTGCTTGGATTATAATTGGTGCgttttgcatccagtgaaaacaaacatgttaacaaataaactggacagtACGCTGTAAGTTTAGTGATATTTCCACAGTTGTGGTCTTGACtggtctttaaataaaatcccaagtCCTCAGCGCCCAAGACCGAGACGAGACGATCAAAAAAATGGTCTCAAGTACTACAACACTGCAGTACATTATTGCGAGAGAATCCAAAACCTATTGCGAgggaatggaaaagaaaaaaatcctccatGTCCACTAGGGGGCTCCATAAAATGCGACATGACCGTTCAGACTGCTGCCGCTTTTCAAAACAATCAGACACGCCTCCcattttgatcaaatttttTTGCGGTTAAAAGTTCGGAATGCTGTGAGAAAGTGGGACATGTTTGGCCTTTGCCTTGTGCTCTGAGGCCTCACCCCGGTGGCTGAAGAGCTCAGTCAGCAGAGTGTCTGCAGAGGTGATCACAGCTGAGGACTCCGTTGGCAGCTGATTTAGCAGTCTGGCGATGGTGGTCAGCCTGCGGCGCTCCACTTGGCCCAGCCACTCCGCTGCAGACAGACCAGGCAGGTCAGTGGGCAGTGACACCGTGTCCAGTACCTGTCACTCAAACGGAGAGAGGTATACGTGAGTAAGCAGTGCGTATACACATTCGACGTGCATGCAGGAGGGCTGGTTTTGTGCCTTGTGTTTTTCGCCCCGCAGGCCTCCTGAGTTGTTCAGAAACATGACTTTAAGGGGCTGCAGGGCTCGGGAAATGGCTGCCGTGACCTCCGTTGGGTCCAGCACCAACGAGCATCCTCGTCCGTCCCTCCCAACTGGGCAGACCAGCGGGATGGTCCCACAGTCCAGACTCCACTGGAGGAGGCTGATGTCCACAGAAATGGAGTGTGGAGCACTGCAGAGAAAAGGATAGAACTCTACTAACATaacagaaggagaaggaaaGCATCGACGCCAGGAAACGTGGAAGTTTGTCATAACATTTTGGAATCAAAATGTTATGACAGTAAAAGTATTTTACACCACTTGAATGTCGTTACATTTTCTTCCCTTCCACTTATtaactttgatgtgttttactGGGATGTTATGAAGTGAAAGTTAACgtactaataaaaatctgaggGTAGCACAGACTAATATTCAGGCACATTACattctgatacccctaaataaaagactaaacagtttgtgtggggtctgcagtgATGCTAAGCTTCCCCTTTCCTGACCCTTGACCTGCACAAGTCAAGGGACGGTAAATCTTGAAGATCCACTCTGCAGACCAGGTGCAGAAATATTTGCTGTCATTCGCTAACTCTTCATCTTAATGAACAGAACAGTTCGATTCAGGCCTAGTCCACAAGTAGTCGTGTATTTGGGAAAACTAATACAATTTTATGAACTTTGGCCTTTCATCCACACAAAAACTATGTTTAATGTCACTAAAAACGATTACGTATAGAAActcacatttgaaaaaaactgtgtctgtgtgtgcaggtGGGAAAACAGAGATTTAGGACCCCACAGATTACTGTCTACGACAAATAATCCACCAACACGTGATTCCCAGTCAACACCATGCTGTGTTTCAATAACTATATTCTGATACGGTATTTAAAAGTGGCTCAACTTATGTATTTGTCCACACAAATGAACCTCCTGGAGCCATGTTTAAATCTTAACAGGAAGTCATGGTTattttgaagcaatctgattggtcGACGAAGCTTTAGTTATGCtgcactgccccctatgggtttggcatgtttaaagcTACTCTGAGGCGTGTTTGTGTTAATGTAGATGGAAACCTTTCTGTAGCTAATCCCATGTgaacaatatatttttcttaagcTACAAAGCAATAGTTAGTGTTTTAATAAGAGGGAGTGGGACATTTCGAAGGGTAAATGACTGCATTATCATTGTTACATCATGCATCATCATCCGTGTTGTCTATTGTAGAAGTCACCAGGTCCTATAACCTTCAGAGATTCCTCCTTAGTGGCTATAAGATAAGTTTTGTCCTAACCTGCTGCCTTGTGGTGCCTCATGCAGCTGCAGGAAGGACTCTGCAGAGAAGAATGGTAGGACAGTTGCTGAGTGTAGCTGTAGAGCTTCAGTGAGCTGCTGGCACCGCTCCACCAGCCCTCTGGTGCACCAAGACCCTGATTCCTGGTTATAGGAGCAGCCCATCACCACCACGAGCTTCATGTCCATCCGCTGCAGGAACGACAGGCCAAAGGCCAGGCTCTGTACCGTCTCCCTGCTTTGGAATACCAAGTCGTCCACCTCGAAGAGACACAGAAATGTTGAGAGTTCAAAAGTAGGAAGCACTTTGTACTTTGGTCACTGCAAAAGGAATAAAATCAGgtgcttttatttgtatttttttgtgtgtagataagtgatttaaaaacagtCAACTTTAAGTTGTGTGTTTCAGGAAGTGTGTTCTGTCATTACACACAGTCCTGacattttgggttattttttctacatgtgAAGACATGTCTAGAGATAAtatcataaacattttttaaagtactaaaaacaaattttactttGGAATTGTATTTCATCTTTTGTGGAACTTAATTTGTTTCTAACTATCAGCAGGAACATTTCCTGCCGGACCGGTCTGACGTTTGGGTCAGAAGGGACGGTTCACTCCCTTTTGTCGGGGCAGGGTTCAGTTATGGTACTGGCCAGTTGATCACACAAGCTGGTGCTGCTGCATGGCaggacattttaacataaaattggTGTCCTCTGACTATCTGTAATTGACATCTGTAATTACAATGTAAGCGTGGTGAAGCAGATTTGACATTAAAACCTGTGGAAACGAACACAGCTAAATGCGAGAAACCTTTTCCCCAAACACAAACTAGTGGTTGTGTCAGAAACTGAGCCATGAGCTGAGAAAGAAATTCGTATTTCTTTATATACACTGTTGCTATGAGAAACATCTATAAAGCTACTCTGTGTACAGAAAAAACATGATAGGATCTTTAGAAAGCTCTGTTACACTGTAgataacaaatttaaaataaatagtgcaatatttaaaaaaaaatcatgataaGGAACAGATGTGTGAAAactattttgcttattttgataTGGTCCAAAATAATAATACGTTTGACAGCCGTGAGGCCCGGGCGTGTCAGACCGGGCCTCAGGGCATAAACTGCCTGAAATTAAGTTCAGTTTGGaagacttttaaataaaaaaaaactcgaAAACATCAAACTCTCAGTTATTTCATTgtgaacaaataaagaaaagtttacCTCCAGCACAGCAAAAGCAGGCGACTGAGATAAGTTCGCTCTCTGGAACTGGGCCAGCCAGTACCGAGCCTCGCGAGGATCCCCACCGACCTCGCTGAGGAAAGCCTTCACGTCCCGGTAAATTAAGTTCCGGTTCGCCAGCGCATGTCGGTCAGCGGCGGAGAAATACCCGGGACTTTCTTGCTGACCCGCGGCCGCGGTTCGCCCTCCCATGCGGGCTGCGGTGGAGCTCCCCGTACGGCGCTGATCGGCACACATCTGCCCCCGCTGCCGGCCTGAGGTCCCGGCGAGCACCGCAGAACATCGGCCCGGACCGGACAGGTACTTCCCAGCCATCACCACGGCCCGACAGCCAGTGGAACCGCTGTTGATTTTGGACATGTGGAGAGCTGGGACCGACCCGGAGGCCTTTGCTGTGCAGCAGGGTGTGCTGTGTGGACACTGACAGCTGGTCCATTCAGCACGCAGCCTGCTGCTGTGTCGGCATTTCTCATATTTCAACTGACCAGCACTAGTCGTGGGGTTGAGGGGGCCATTAGAGGAGATccgcagggccggcccaagcctccatggggccctaagcgaaatgtggttttggggcccttTAGTTCTGGtaacaatgtggactggctgcaatcaACAGTCCcatcattagatcattcacacacctgctataaacttattgcatctctggtattgctgtttacattatatacatgtataataagatacatttattggccaactgatttatcaaccagttgatttctgggcgccgatttccttcattttgggggATCATGATCTGCTGATACTTACACATGAAGCCCATCTTATCCCCTGATCTTATCttcgtcagcaaaggtttataaatcatctctgtcctcttctgctctacagtgagaggtttgactgacagaccgaccCACCAGGTCAAGTCTGaatgtttacagttaacaatattcaccccaaTGTTGCCAACTCAATGactttcttgttatatttagcaacatttcagacaaaaaaataataatatcagGGAAAATCAAATTCAGCAGGTCAGGCATTTTAAAGATCGATAATcagggatcggccagaaaactgtaatcggtgcagctctacacacatattcatgacattctttgattaaataaatttctcttagGCATaactccaatagctaaaaatgtaattcatacCAGatgagtctttctcccctgagaatgtggaccggtaccggtactggactgattctgagccttcaaatgattttaacagaagtttcacataacttagaagttgatgtaaaataatgtttttagccacaaaatgattttgctcagcagcaaacaacaaatccccAACTACAGCATAGAGCAGCTCATTGATGTAGCAGCTACTGTATGTagcctgatgtaaaaacattttgctagacaatgtcaaacattgagaagttttaattattgttatcaaattTTATCAAACACATcattttgaagccaaaaatacctcagaaatattCAGAGCCAACCaggagaatcaactcatttaaagtttaaactcagtttcacacaaagaccctagcataaatgtttgcttAGTTTGcgtatgccttgggccggccctggaggtCTGTATACCAAatgttggaaagaaaaagaaaatgaccagATTTGTTACTAAGATGCAACTTTATTCAAGGCATACATTGTTATCAATTCTTTTTAAGGCTTTGGAAAAGCACATTAATTAACACTGAACAAGACTTTTCATCTGGCCAGTCTTCCATGCAGGCCAGGTTTGTGGTCTGTATGGAACAGATCCTTCTATCTGAGCTCTGGATCTCCACAACTCCTGAACAGAGTAGATCACTGACCCATTTAGCTACTTCTGTCATTAATGCTTAcctttgcagttttgcttttcttctccaTTTTCAGACTTTGGGTTGAGATATTCAGAAGTTGGGAATATTGTGTTTGAACTGaatcctgctttaaatttctacacaactttctccctgacctgtctgctgtctGTGTCCCTTCATCTTCATGATGC
This genomic window contains:
- the nags gene encoding LOW QUALITY PROTEIN: N-acetylglutamate synthase, mitochondrial (The sequence of the model RefSeq protein was modified relative to this genomic sequence to represent the inferred CDS: inserted 1 base in 1 codon): MRNADTAAGCVLNGPAVSVHTXTPCCTAKASGSVPALHMSKINSGSTGCRAVVMAGKYLSGPGRCSAVLAGTSGRQRGQMCADQRRTGSSTAARMGGRTAAAGQQESPGYFSAADRHALANRNLIYRDVKAFLSEVGGDPREARYWLAQFQRANLSQSPAFAVLEVDDLVFQSRETVQSLAFGLSFLQRMDMKLVVVMGCSYNQESGSWCTRGLVERCQQLTEALQLHSATVLPFFSAESFLQLHEAPQGSSAPHSISVDISLLQWSLDCGTIPLVCPVGRDGRGCSLVLDPTEVTAAISRALQPLKVMFLNNSGGLRGEKHKVLDTVSLPTDLPGLSAAEWLGQVERRRLTTIARLLNQLPTESSAVITSADTLLTELFSHRGSGTLFKNGDPIHRYTSLDEIDVERLLTLINKSFDKTLRRDYVEALKGRMHCVYLSEGYSAAAIITMEPVNGGTPYLDKFVVSSSKQGQGTSHILWECIRQDLGKLFWRSKATNRINPWYFKHCDGSFVSGVWTVFWFGLTDIRDSYALLEHAKSLSDSFQSCCLTSTQQPPASPPAAAAAS